Proteins from a single region of Sylvia atricapilla isolate bSylAtr1 chromosome 9, bSylAtr1.pri, whole genome shotgun sequence:
- the TMEM59 gene encoding transmembrane protein 59 isoform X3, whose translation MSLMPRIHLLFPLTLVRSFWSDMMDSAQSFITSSWTFYLQADDGKIVIFQSKPEVQYVPQLDQETGDTKGSLSLSKTAYGRPGSSQTFRGLFEERANDSFFKCLSINSSWILTTTLVLSVLVLLWICCATVATAVEQYVPSEKLSIYGDLEYMNEQKLNRYPPSALVVVRCKTEEHEEAGPLPTKVNLDQSAI comes from the exons ATGTCCCTGATGCCAAGAATTCATCTCCTCTTTCCTCTGACACTGGTGAGATCATTCTGGAGTGACATGATGGACTCAGCTCAGAGCTTCATAACATCCTCATGGACTTTCTACCTTCAAGCAGATGACGGCAAAATTGTCATATTCCAG tcaAAGCCAGAAGTGCAGTATGTTCCACAGCTTGATCAGGAAACTGGAGATACAAAAGGATCCTTGTCACTGAGTAAAACAGCCT ATGGACGCCCAGGGAGCTCACAGACATTCCGGGGGCTCTTCGAGGAGCGAGCCAACGACAGCTTCTTCAAGTGTCTCTCCAT AAATTCCAGTTGGATTTTAACTACTACACTCGTCCtgtcagtgctggtgctgctctggatTTGTTGTGCCACTGTAGCTACGGCTGTAGAGCAGTATGTTCCATCTGAG AAGCTGAGCATCTATGGAGATTTGGAATACATGAATGAGCAGAAACTCAACAGATACCCACCCTCTGCACTTGTTGTGGTGAGATGCAAGACTGAGGAACATGAAGAAGCAGGACCTCTTCCTACAAAAGTCAATCTGGATCAATCCGCAATTTAA
- the TMEM59 gene encoding transmembrane protein 59 isoform X2 produces MSLMPRIHLLFPLTLVRSFWSDMMDSAQSFITSSWTFYLQADDGKIVIFQSKPEVQYVPQLDQETGDTKGSLSLSKTASDGRPGSSQTFRGLFEERANDSFFKCLSINSSWILTTTLVLSVLVLLWICCATVATAVEQYVPSEKLSIYGDLEYMNEQKLNRYPPSALVVVRCKTEEHEEAGPLPTKVNLDQSAI; encoded by the exons ATGTCCCTGATGCCAAGAATTCATCTCCTCTTTCCTCTGACACTGGTGAGATCATTCTGGAGTGACATGATGGACTCAGCTCAGAGCTTCATAACATCCTCATGGACTTTCTACCTTCAAGCAGATGACGGCAAAATTGTCATATTCCAG tcaAAGCCAGAAGTGCAGTATGTTCCACAGCTTGATCAGGAAACTGGAGATACAAAAGGATCCTTGTCACTGAGTAAAACAGCCT CAGATGGACGCCCAGGGAGCTCACAGACATTCCGGGGGCTCTTCGAGGAGCGAGCCAACGACAGCTTCTTCAAGTGTCTCTCCAT AAATTCCAGTTGGATTTTAACTACTACACTCGTCCtgtcagtgctggtgctgctctggatTTGTTGTGCCACTGTAGCTACGGCTGTAGAGCAGTATGTTCCATCTGAG AAGCTGAGCATCTATGGAGATTTGGAATACATGAATGAGCAGAAACTCAACAGATACCCACCCTCTGCACTTGTTGTGGTGAGATGCAAGACTGAGGAACATGAAGAAGCAGGACCTCTTCCTACAAAAGTCAATCTGGATCAATCCGCAATTTAA
- the LDLRAD1 gene encoding low-density lipoprotein receptor class A domain-containing protein 1, which yields MALLPFNPSALEQQHKFFHAASSRIPHEEVFNVGARLFKLTYQPLTLSSLHRSGVQRPQNVTLMSLHCSPLRHPRAFLSPSPLSLASPGCCQPCGARTGCTQKLLCISTLALLVLVAALALGLTLALLPRAPVNRFCTAPNNQTGFLCDDRVTCVPASWVCDRVTNCRNGEDEQEQLCGDLPHSLPGHLVFYCSNPRSWVYADQRCNGMNDCGDCSDETWSSAACPPCGQQWWSCSPVHFQFCSCIPRRLCRDGAQHCRDWSDESVCAA from the exons ATGGCACTTCTGCCATTCAACCCCAGTGctctggaacagcagcacaagTTCTTCCACGCTGCAAGCAGCAGAATTCCCCACGAGGAGGTGTTTAATGTTGGAGCTCGGCTCTTTAAACTCACCTATCAACCCCTAACCCTCAGCAGCCTCCACCGGTCTGGCGTGCAGAGACCCCAAAATGTCACCCTCATGTCCCTGCACTGTTCCCCTCTGAGACACCCCAGAGCCTTCCTCAGTCCCTCACCTCTCTCTCTtgcctccccaggctgctgccagccctgtggTGCCCGCACTGGCTGCACACAGAAACTTCTCTGCATCTccaccctggcactgctggtcCTCGTGGCCGCCCTGGCCTTGGGGCTGACGCTGGCTCTCCTGCCACGGGCACCAG TGAACCGCTTCTGCACAGCCCCTAATAACCAGACAGGCTTCTTGTGTGACGACAGAGTGACCTGTGTCCCAGCCAGCTGGGTCTGTGACAGGGTCACCAACTGCAGGAACGGAGAGgatgagcaggagcagctctgtg GTGACTTGCCCCACAGCCTCCCGGGGCACCTGGTTTTCTACTGCAGTAACCCCAGATCCTGGGTTTATGCTGACCAGAGGTGTAACGGGATGAACGACTGCGGGGACTGCTCTGACGAGACGTGGAGCT CGGCCGCCTGTCCCCCGTGCGGGCAGCAgtggtggagctgcagccctgtgcacTTCCAGTTCTGCTCCTGCATCCCCCGGCGGCTGTGCCGGGATGGCGCCCAGCACTGCCGGGACTGGTCCGACGAGTCGGTCTGCGCTGCCTGA